One Paroedura picta isolate Pp20150507F chromosome 16, Ppicta_v3.0, whole genome shotgun sequence genomic region harbors:
- the TMEM88 gene encoding transmembrane protein 88, translated as MGLDSRCQRAGSGSPEPECGPEGSPLPPPPYAGEGALELRGSLDCWACAVLVTIQNLLVGLLNLLLVGVIFGVILFPAGVLLGFGFLCHSEFLNNQAQYCRAHLHDSGAVALLVVGFALLVPLLVLALAAYCRVARRLQLGYCLIPYSKAVYKNLPVSRYHRSSCCCTQDLDSVEKVWV; from the exons ATGGGCTTGGACAGCCGCTGCCAGAGGGCCGGGTCGGGGTCCCCGGAGCCAGAGTGCGGGCCAGAGGGCTCTCCCCTGCCGCCCCCTCCCTACGCCGGGGAAGGGGCCCTGGAGCTGCGGGGGTCTCTGGACTGCTGGGCCTGTGCCGTGTTGGTCACGATCCAGAACTTGCTGGTGGGCCTGCTCAACCTCCTCTTGGTGGGGGTCATCTTCGGGGTCATCCTGTTCCCCGCGGGGGTCTTGCTCGGATTCGGGTTTCTGTGCCATTCTGAG TTCTTGAACAACCAGGCCCAGTACTGCAGGGCCCACCTGCACGACTCCGGCGCGGTCGCTCTCCTCGTGGTGGGCTTCGCCCTCCTGGTGCCCCtcctggtcctggccctggccgCCTACTGCCGCGTGGCTCGCCGCCTCCAGCTCGGCTACTGCCTCATCCCCTACAGCAAAGCCGTCTACAAGAACCTGCCGGTGTCGCGCTACCACCGCTCCAGCTGTTGCTGCACCCAGGATCTGGACTCCGTGGAGAAAGTTTGGGTTTGA